In the genome of Blastopirellula retiformator, the window TCTAGCTGACGGACCTTGTCGTGGTCGCCATCAAACAGCGTCAGGAAGCTGGCCTGGGTGCCGGTCGTTCCTTTGCAGCTGCGAGCCTTCAGCGTCGCCAGGCGATGCTCTAGTTCTTCCAGGTCCATCACCAAGTCGTAGTTCCACAAACAGGCACGCCGGCCGATCGTGGTGGGCTGCGCCGGTTGCAAGTGGGTAAAGCCAAGGCAGGGGAGCGCGCGGTATTCTTTGGAGAAGTCGGCCAGTTTCAAGATCACCGCGGCCAGACGCTTTTCGATCAGGTGCAGCGCGTCGCGCAGCAGGATCAGGTCGGCGTTGTCGGTGACGAAGCAACTGGTCGCGCCGAGGTGAATGATTCCCTTGGCCTGCGGGCAGATGTCGCCGTACGCGTGGACATGCGCCATCACGTCATGCCGCAGCGCTTTCTCATGCTTGGCGGCGTTGGCGAAGTCGATGTTATCGACGTTGGCGCGCAGTTCGTCGAGCTGGGCGTCGGCGATCGGCAGGCCCAACTCTTGTTCCGCTTCGGCCAGGGCGATCCAGAGTTTGCGCCAGGTCGAGAACTTGCGCTGGGCGCCCCAGATTCGGCTCATCTCTTTCGAGGCGTAGCGAGAAATCAGCGGGTTTTCGTACTGGTCATGCGACATCGGCGTTTCCACAAGCGAAAGCGGGGGCAGGGAAGCAAAACCTGCATTTTAGCGAGATTGGGCCCGCTTGGTCAGGCGCCTGGGGGAAGAGCGAAGCGGCACGCGGGGGACGCGGGAAGAATGCGGATTTCACGGTCCCAGGAAAATCGAGTCGCGTGTGGCACTGCTGGCTTGTCCAGCAGTGCCACACGGAAACAGGGCTACAAATCAAGCGCCTTGGTGCTGGGATCCAGGTCAAAGGGGCGTGCAGGTTGTGGTTGAGGCCGCACGACAGGCGCTGGATCAACGGGAGCGGCCCGGAGCGGAATGACTCGTGGGATGATAGTCGTCGTGGTTCGCTCGACGCGGTTGGTGATCAGCGGCGTCGTGTAGTAATAGCTGCGGCGGCCGATTAGCGGCTGGTAGTAGTCCATCGGCGGCGTGGCGGCGAAGTCGGCTTGTTGGCCAAAGTAAGGATCAACGGTGTCGTAACCGAACAGGTCGTAATAGAGTTTGTCGTATGACTTCTGCACATTCTGCCAGGCGATGCGGATCACGTACGGACGAGGCTCGGGAATACGGCTGTCAAGTTCGCGCTCCAGTTCCTTGTAGGCGGCCGAGACGTTGCTGAAGCGGCGCTGTAGATAATACGGATTGGCGTTACGGCCGGCGTCTTGGCGATATTGCTCCATCTTGTTGGCCAGCTCGTTGGCGGCCGAGGCGAGTTGCGGCTGATCGGCAGTGGTTAGCTCTGACCCGAGCTTGGCGGCCGACTGCTGCAGCATGTTGGCGTCGGGCGTCACCCGGTAGAGATCGGGGAAGAGACTTTGGGCGTGGGCCGTACCGCTGACAAGCAGCGCGGCCAGCAGCGAAAGGATGGCGGTTTTCATCGGTTTCGTCTCCCAGAAAAGGTTTCCCCTATCGGATTGATTCTAGAGGGAAGGTTTCGCCGAAGGCAATAAAAAAGCCGACGCACCCGGGGAGGAGGTCGGCCTTTCGTAGGTTAACGTTCGTCGCACTGCGACTATTTGTCGGTTGAAAAATGCCATCGTGGCATTTTTCAACCTCGCCAGGCTCAGAGCGTAGCTCTTCGCGGCTCGCATCCGTGCGATCACGCAGTCCGTCGAAAAGATCAACGGACTGCTATTTGTGAAAGCCGCCCTTGTTGAAGTGGTTGTTCCACTTCCGGCTGGGGTTGGAGAAGACCTTCTTGGTCTGGATCGTCACCGGACCCAGCTTGATCGTGCCGCCGATGTGCGGTTGGTTGATCGGGAACTTGTGGTTCGGCTTTTGAATCGGGAATTTATTCACGTTGTGGGGGAATCCGCCCACCTTGTGCCCATGCCCGTGATGATCATCGAAATGTCCACCGATCTGGCAGGTGTAGCTGATGAACCCGCAGTGACGCGAGTAGAGGTCGTAGTAGACGCGGTCGAAGGCGCGTTCGACATCGGCCCAGGTTTGCTGCACCAACCAATCGTTGCGAACGTGGCAGGCATGGATCAGCAACGTTTGCACATGTCGCAATTCGCGAGCGGTCTCCTGGAAGTCGGCTCGCAGGTGCGAGAGCGAACCGCCATGCGCCGCCGTTTCGGCGAAGTGAGCGGCCGCTTCATCCAGGTGATGCGCCTTGTCGTCGAGGTGCGAAAATCCGGTGCGGTGATGGATCAACTGGTGCAAGCGATGGGTCGCTTGATGCAGGTAGTAGGTGTCGCTTTGAATGCGACCGCCAAACTGCCAATGGCCCGCCTGGGCCAGTTGCGGAGCGGCGATCAGGATGGCGGCGACAAGCGAAAACAGAGCGATTTGGCGTTTCATGGTTATTTCCCCCGGCGTTGGCGTCTCGATAATCCAGAGCGGCGACTGTGCCGCTTGGCGTCGAAAGGGAGTAATGGCATCGCTGGCGCCAGAATGTGCCAGCGGCTGGAGGATATTGACGCAAGTCCTTTGTGGGTAAGGGATTGGTGGTTTTGAATATTTTTCAGAGAAACCGGACTCGGCAAGATCGAGGGGCAATCTGGCCCGAAATGCTATCGATTTGACAACAAAATTCTCAGGGCGAGACAGTCAGCTGGGTTGCGGGCCGGAATGTTGTGTGGGGGAAGGGCGCGCAAAAAAAGGCCGAGCGAAATTCGCTCGGCCTTTTGAGATGGAAAGCGGGACAGGTTGCCGGATTACGACTCTGACGAGACCGGCGCCAGGGCGGTCGGAGCCTTGCCTCTGTTGGCACGGGGCGCTTTGAAGCCCGCCGGAGACGAGAACTGGCCATCGGCCGAGGTGGTGAAACCACCGCCGCCGCCGTAATCGGTGTTGTTGTCGAACTTGCCGGCGCTGCCCGATCCGGCCCAACCGCCAAACAAGCCGTAAACGTTGTCGCCATTGTTGGCGACGGTCAAGTCACGACTGGCGACTTCGCCGATTAGCAGCGTGTTGGAGGTGCCATCGGTGAAGGAGTGAAAGCCGGTGATCTCGTTGTACATAAAGGCGCCATTGTCGCACTTCCAGCCGTAGTAGCTGGTGCAGCGACCCGAGTCGGCGTTGTTGGACGAGGCCGATTCGTTGAGGGCGCCGTTAATGCCAACGTAGTTGTGGTACTGGTGATTGCGGGGATTGTAGCCGAAGACGTTGTTGCTGTTCTTCGGTTTGACGTTCGACGGGCAATTGAACGCACTGATGACGACGCCATTCAGAATGTTCGAGTTGACCGTGGCGTCGGTGCTCTTGAAGCTCTGCGTCCAGTCGAACTGATCGATGAGTGCGGTCTGTTCGATGTACGGCAAGGTCGAGAGCTTCCAGTTGACCAGTCGCTCCGGCTAGCGTTTCGTTGATGCGTCGCCATGTGCCGTCGTCTCGCCAGCGGGCGAAGTAGTCGTAGACCGTGCTCTTCGGCAGCAGATCGTGCGGCAACATGTCCCACTGGCACCCGGAGCGACATTGATAGAAAATCGTATTCACAACTTCCCGCATGTCGACCGAGCGAGGTCGGCCTCCCTTCTTGCTTTGCCGATACCGGGGGATCAACCCTTCGATCAACTCCCATTGTTCATTCGTTAAATCACTCGGGTATCGCTTTCGGACTTCGTCGGACATCGCAGGCTCCAAGAGTTTGGCGAGCCGCAAAGTGTGACGAAAATCGGAGTTTCAAGAAATGGCAGTTTCCGGATAGGCTCTTAGTTCCCTGAGGTTGAGATCGCCAGTTCGATCGTGTTGTACCCCGACGTGATGTCGACTTGTTGGATCTCTTCGTAGTACTGATCGGGGAAGGGAAGTTTCCGCTTGGCGCTGCGGGATGTCGGCACCGCTTCCGGCGGAACCAGTTTGACGACGCAGGGGCCAAGTCGGACGCCGTTGCGCGTCAGCGAGTAAATCGCCTCGAATTGGCCGGAGTCGTCGGTCGTGGCGGTACTGCCGCGAACCCCTTTCTCTACGGGGTCAAACTCAAGGTTGATGCCGGCGCGAGCCGGTTTTCCGTCGATATGCAGGGTACCGGTCACGGTTCCCAGGCTCGATTGGTTGCTGGGGCTGCAGCCGACTGCCGCCAACAGCGCCAGCAGGAGGCCCAGCGAAGATAACTTAGAAAAGTGCATTAGCGTTTACTCGTTCGTGGAGGCTGAACCTGCGCCGCCCCGGTGCGGCGCAGAGGAAACTAGACGAGATCAAGTCGCCGGCGACTACGGCAGGTTCACGACCGCGCCGTCATCCCGAATGCCCAGTAGTTGGTAAACGCCCATGCCGCTGGCGCTGGCATAGATCTGGCTGTGAAGGCCGTCGCCGCCAAACCAACCATTGGCGAGTCCATTCTTGTCAAATTCGATGTCTTCCGAAATGAACTGCACCGAACCGTCGCAGAAAGCGAAGAACGCGCCGCCCGGGTGCTGGCTGGTGAAGCCCCAGTGCGCGGTGTGGTTGATCGGGAACGAGACGCAACGCGACAGCGTGTTCTGGCGTTCCAGATAATCGTTACCTGGCGTGCCGGCCCAGAAAGCCCAACCGCGCGGGCCCGAATCATAACCGCCCGCCTTGGCCGAAACCTCGCCCAGGGCGAAGGTATTCGAGAGGCCGTCAGTGATGGCCGAGAAGTTCATCCCTTCGTAGTTGATCGCACCGGTGTTGGCCGCCTTGTCTTGATCCCAACCGGCCTGGCCGTAACCGCGGCTGGCGGCGTAGCTGATCACGCCATATTCGACGTTGTCGTGCGTGTAGGTTTCCGGAGCGACCGTCGAGGGGCAGCGGAGGCTGTTGATCACCGTTCCCAGAGCCAGCGTCGCGTTGGCGTCGGGCGTGCCGCTGACCGCTTGCGGGAAAGTGTAGCCGGTCACGCCGGCGGCGTCGGCTAGGTTGTTTTGTTCCAGGTACGGCAGCAATTGGGCGGCCCAACCCCAGAACGTGTTGTTCCGGCGGTAGGAAGGCATTTCTAGGTAGGTGTCGTGATAGGTGTGCGTCGCCAGGACGGCTTGCTTCAGATTGTTACGGCACGACATGCGCCGCGCCGCCTCGCGGGCTTGTTGGACGGCAGGCAAGAGCAATGCGATCAAGACGCCGATGATGGCGATCACGACCAAGAGTTCAACAAGAGTGAAGCCGCGTTGACTTCGAATAGAATGAGTCATGGGTGGCAGTTCTCCAAAGGAACGAGCGGATGAAAAAATAGGAGATGGATGGTCCGTAGACTGAAGTGCCGCTTCTCTGTCCACGTTGTTGCTGCCCAAGTCATGGCGCTCTTGTGCGTGTCGCTCCGCTATGAGGAGTGGGATAACTCATATCGCGTCATGATTGATTGCGTGATTGCTAATCCACTTTTCGTACCAGTCACGAACTTTTCTAAATGAAACAGGAAAAAATCCTGCATCCAGGGGGCGTGGTTGTGTTGGTTGGGGCTGGCGAGTTGTATCAATTCCTCGCCTTCCTGGAGTATTTGATATTCCGACCTTTGGGCGTCCTCGACTGGAGGCAAATTCTGTGCACAGTAAATAGGCGGTGGGCGCCTGTTTTTTCGTCAAGACGCGAGAAACCCGCCATTCGGCGCGCAAGGATGCGATGAATTAGCGCGCACAAGGGAGGAAGGGCTTGGTGGATGGTGTGCGGGCACAGACTGGAAGTCAGATGGCGTTGAACAAGGGAGCGTGGTGCATTACTGCAAGAAATGTCTCCTAACAGTCCGTTGATTTTCTCGACGGACTGCGTGATCGCACGGATGCGATCCCAAAATAACGACGTAAGTCGTTATTTTGCGAGCCGCGAAGAGCTATGCTCTGAGCCTGGCGAGGTTGAAAAATGCCACGATGGCATTTTTCAACAGGCAGCTAATGGGGGTGGTTTAGATCCCGCGCTGAATCGCTTCGGCCAGCGAAGGGGTTTGATTCCCTACGAAGCCCTGCCGAAGCGATCAAGTCGGAGGATGTGGAACGAACGAAGTCGTCCACCAAATGGTGAGAGAAAGTGTGTTAGAATCCGCACGAGAGCCCTAGTTTTCGGCCTTGGAAATCTTCAGTTCCAAGGTGGTGTGGCCCCCGTGGACGTTCACCTGTTGGATCTCTTCATAGTACTTTTCGGGGTAGGGAAGCTTGGGTTTACCGCTACCGGTCTTAGGAACGACCAGCGGCGGTTCCAACTTGATGACGCACGCGCCAGTGCGGACGCCGTTGCGTGATGCGGAGTAGACCGCTTCAAAAAAGCCCGACTCGTCGGTCGTCGCGATACTGCCGCGGACTCCTTTTTCGAGCGGGTCGAAAACAAGTTTGACTCCCGCAGGCGACGTTTGGCCGTCAATCATCAACGTGCCGGTGACGCTACCGAACTCCACGTCTTCTTTCTTGCCGCATCCTCCGATCGCTGACAGCGATAGAAGGAGAAGCAGCCCCGATACTCTAGCTGCGTACATATGCATATCGTCCTTGAGCCACGGACGCCCATCGCGCCGCGGCTGGAAATAGAGGGAATAAGAGAAACGCCAAAGGGGCGGCGACTATGGCAGCGAAACCACCGCGCCGTCGTCTCGGATGCCGAGCAGCTGGTAGACGCCCATGCCGTCGGCTTTGGTGTAGATGTCGGCGTGGAGTGCGTCTCCACCAAACCAGCCATTGGCGGCGC includes:
- a CDS encoding DUF1559 family PulG-like putative transporter, with the protein product MPYIEQTALIDQFDWTQSFKSTDATVNSNILNGVVISAFNCPSNVKPKNSNNVFGYNPRNHQYHNYVGINGALNESASSNNADSGRCTSYYGWKCDNGAFMYNEITGFHSFTDGTSNTLLIGEVASRDLTVANNGDNVYGLFGGWAGSGSAGKFDNNTDYGGGGGFTTSADGQFSSPAGFKAPRANRGKAPTALAPVSSES
- a CDS encoding DUF1559 domain-containing protein; this translates as MTHSIRSQRGFTLVELLVVIAIIGVLIALLLPAVQQAREAARRMSCRNNLKQAVLATHTYHDTYLEMPSYRRNNTFWGWAAQLLPYLEQNNLADAAGVTGYTFPQAVSGTPDANATLALGTVINSLRCPSTVAPETYTHDNVEYGVISYAASRGYGQAGWDQDKAANTGAINYEGMNFSAITDGLSNTFALGEVSAKAGGYDSGPRGWAFWAGTPGNDYLERQNTLSRCVSFPINHTAHWGFTSQHPGGAFFAFCDGSVQFISEDIEFDKNGLANGWFGGDGLHSQIYASASGMGVYQLLGIRDDGAVVNLP